The following proteins come from a genomic window of Diorhabda carinulata isolate Delta chromosome X, icDioCari1.1, whole genome shotgun sequence:
- the LOC130901208 gene encoding tRNA-uridine aminocarboxypropyltransferase 1 — protein MSNPKSEESRQSYIDKNPFDGLKIDDNSILDLLEGRHPCPKCGKSRKFYCYSCYVPIKELEGKLPVVKLPIKIDIIKHKHEIDGKSTAGHAAILAKDYVNIYTYPDIPDYENENVVLIFPSQKAISVSQLVTHGLDQDIIHKFQNAPLDELPPGFNRSTLMKKIPKSREEYEFGGNFGHLPITRAIFIDSTWNQSKSIYKDERIKSIPCVVIQNRISQFWRHQKGSPRWYLATVEAIHQFLIEIHLHMWGLNRNYAGIYNCFTEKCLDQFKLLYNDKENAYNGQYDNLLYFFQHMYKLIHSYYSHEELYAYQRRLM, from the exons ATGTCGAATCCAAAGTCGGAGGAGTCACGTCAAAGTTATATCGACAAGAATCCTTTTGATGGATTGAAAATAGATGACAATTCGATTTTAGATCTCCTGGAAGGTAGACATCCGTGTCCAAAATGTGGAAAGTccagaaaattttattgttattcttGTTATGTACCTATAAAAGAACTCGAAGGAAAATTACCTGTAGTGAAA cTACCGatcaaaattgatataataaaacaCAAACATGAAATAGATGGTAAAAGTACCGCAGGACACGCAGCTATATTAGCAAAAGATTATGTCAATATTTACACCTATCCTGATATACCAGACTACGAAAATGAGAATGTTGTACTTATATTTCCCAGTCAAAAAGCTATAAGTGTATCACAATTAGTAACACATGGTTTAGATCAGGACATTATTCATAAGTTCCAGAATGCACCATTGGATGAATTACCTCCAGGTTTTAATAGAAGCacgttaatgaaaaaaattccaaagTCCAGGGAGGAATATGAATTTGGAGGAAATTTTGGACATTTGCCCATAACTAGAGCCATTTTTATCGACAGTACGTGGAATCAAAGTAAAA GTATTTACAAGGatgaaagaataaaaagtaTTCCTTGTGTTGTTATTCAAAATAGGATATCACAATTTTGGAGACATCAAAAAGGCAGTCCGAGATGGTATTTAGCTACTGTAGAAgctattcatcaatttttaatagaaatccATCTTCACATGTGGGGTTTGAATAGAAACTATGCTGGAATTTATAACTGTTTCACTGAAAAATGTTTGGACCAATTTAAACTGTTATATAATGATAAAGAGAATGCTTATAATGGACAGtatgataatttattatattttttccaacatATGTACAAGTTGATTCATTCGTATTATAGTCATGAAGAGTTGTATGCTTATCAGAGAAGATTaatgtaa
- the LOC130901209 gene encoding F-box-like/WD repeat-containing protein TBL1XR1, with translation MSFSSDEVNFLVYRYLQESGFQHSAYTFGIESHISQSNINGALVPPAALLSILQKGLQYTEAEISIGEDGTEQRLVESLSLIDAVMPDVVASRQNQQNQQKQAIKAEQSETNGEEAVESTQNETMEVDTSIEIPSSKATVLRGHESEVFICAWNPTTDLLASGSGDSTARIWDMSDNTASPNQLVLRHCIQKGGTEVPSNKDVTSLDWNCDGSLLATGSYDGYARIWTNDGRLARTLGQHKGPIFALKWNKRGNYILSAGVDKTTIIWDAASGQCTQQFSFHSAPALDVDWQTNTSFASCSTDQCIHVCKLTVDKPIKSFQGHTNEVNAIKWDPQGQLLASCSDDMTLKIWSMKQDTCVHDLQAHSKEIYTIKWSPTGPGTQNPNMNLILASASFDSTVRLWDVDRGACIHRLTKHTEPVYSVAFSPDGKFLASGSFDKCVHIWSTQSGQLVHSYKGTGGIFEVCWNSRGDKVGASASDGSVFVLDLRKL, from the exons atgagtttttccaGTGATGAAGTGAACTTTTTAGTTTATAGATACTTACAAGAGTCTG GATTTCAGCATTCTGCATATACTTTTGGCATAGAGTCTCATATATCACAATCAAATATTAATGGTGCCCTTGTACCACCTGCTGCTTTACTTAGTATTCTTCAAAAGGGACTGCAATACACAGAAGCTGAAATAAGCATAGGGGAAGATGGGACTGAACAAAGATTGGTGGAAAGTCTTAGTTTAATAGATGCTGTTATGCCAGATGTGGTAGCAAGTAGACAAAATCAACAGAACCAACAAAAACAAGCCATAAAAGCGGAGCAATCTGAGACAAATGGGGAAGAAG caGTTGAATCAACTCAAAATGAAACAATGGAAGTAGATACTTCTATAGAAATACCTTCATCAAAAGCTACTGTACTACGTGGTCACGAGTCTGAAGTATTTATTTGCGCCTGGAATCCTACAACCGATTTATTGGCTAGTGGATCAGGAGATAGTACAGCGAGAATTTGGGATATGTCTGATAACACAGCAAGTCCTAACCAACTTGTTTTAAGACATTGCATTCAAAAAGGAGGTACAGAAGTACCAAGTAATAAAGATGTTACATCATTAGATTGGAAT TGCGACGGAAGTTTACTGGCTACTGGAAGTTATGATGGTTACGCAAGAATATGGACTAATGATGGGCGATTGGCAAGAACATTGGGTCAACACAAAGGTCCTATTTTTGCACTTAAATGGAATAAACGAGGAAACTACATTTTATCAGCAGGG GTGgataaaacaacaattatttgGGATGCTGCTAGCGGACAGTGTACACAACAATTCAGTTTTCACTCAGCCCCAGCATTGGATGTAGATTGGCAAACTAATACATCTTTTGCTAGCTGTTCAACGGATCAATGTATTCATGTTTGTAAATTGACTGTTGATAAACCAATTAAATCTTTCCAAGGCCACACA AATGAAGTGAATGCTATAAAATGGGATCCGCAAGGACAATTATTAGCTTCCTGTTCTGATGATATGACATTAAAGATTTGGTCTATGAAACAAGATACTTGTGTACATGATCTTCAAGCACATTCTAAGGAAATATATACCATTAAATGGTCACCGACTGGACCTGGTACACAAAATCCCAACATGAACCTCATTTTAGCATCTGCAAGTTTCGATTCAACAGTAAG ACTTTGGGACGTAGATAGAGGAGCTTGTATCCACAGGTTAACAAAACACACGGAACCCGTTTATTCTGTTGCATTCAGTCCGGACGGGAAATTTTTGGCTAGTGGAAGTTTTGACAAATGTGTCCATATTTGGTCAACTCAATCAGGTCAGCTTGTTCATAGTTACAAAGGCACTGGAGGAATATTtgag gtttGTTGGAATTCGAGAGGAGACAAAGTTGGAGCAAGTGCTTCTGATGGTAGTGTGTTTGTTTTGGATTTGCGTAAACTTTAG